The following are encoded in a window of Desulforegulaceae bacterium genomic DNA:
- a CDS encoding YIP1 family protein, giving the protein MNQLTIKSYIDTLSTMIKNPGAFFENLPKNISLKPPFYFLCISCFFSAIVFIFSTSVADYIAITGSIYFINAVGMTLIAAFFAFTAILVITPDNADYKKCFSIFAYSAGTTIIGAGIPFFLWFAEVWKWWLIGKGLKTNIKLTNIQTLIVIAVSIGSVLFLFSLFTRLSAAGN; this is encoded by the coding sequence AAAAAATCCAGGGGCTTTTTTTGAAAATCTTCCAAAAAATATAAGCCTTAAACCTCCTTTTTATTTTTTATGTATTTCCTGTTTTTTTTCAGCAATAGTTTTTATTTTTTCAACATCTGTAGCAGACTATATAGCTATTACAGGCTCCATATACTTTATCAATGCTGTAGGAATGACATTGATTGCAGCATTTTTTGCATTTACTGCTATTCTTGTAATCACACCTGACAACGCAGATTATAAAAAATGTTTTTCAATTTTTGCTTATTCAGCAGGTACAACAATAATTGGAGCCGGCATCCCTTTTTTTCTCTGGTTTGCTGAAGTCTGGAAATGGTGGCTTATAGGAAAAGGGCTCAAAACAAATATCAAACTGACTAATATTCAAACATTAATTGTAATAGCTGTTTCCATAGGATCGGTTCTTTTTCTCTTTTCTTTGTTCACCAGACTGTCAGCTGCTGGAAACTGA